The DNA segment CGGTGGCGTAGGTCAGGGCGCCGAACGTCGTCTCCAGTTTCCCGGCGCCGCCGTGGATGTAGTAGACGTCGTCCCCATCGGCGTTCCGGTAGAAGAAGTCCATGGCCGCCGGCACCACCCAATGCAGGGCCACGTCCCCGTTGTGCAGGATGCAGATGGGCGCGAACGCCGCTTCCGTCGACCCGAACATCGACGCGCGGAGGGCTTCGTCCGCCGAGGGCTTCAGCCCGTTGAGATCGTAGCTGTGGGGGCGCAGCGGCCCCTCGATCCGCGTCCAGTCCGTCACCGGATGCAGGCGGTAGAGGTGCGTCGTGCGGCCGAAGAATCCGTTCCGCGCGTGCTCCTCCTCGAACGTGCCCTCCGGCAGGTCCACATGCGCCTGGCGCGTGTGGAGACCCTTGCGGAGGGGGAAGAGAGGGGTTTCCTTCTTCAGCATGGGGACCTCGGAGGAATCTCCCATTATCCCTCAAAAAGAGTTCAATTCCCCTTCGCTTCTCCGTCCTTCTCCGCTTCCGTGGAGCCCTGTCCTTCTCAACTCTGCTTCTGCAGCCAGCGGTTGTAGATCCACAGGCTGAGCGCGCTGCCGAGGCCGAAGAGGGTGAGGATGATCCAGCCGGTGGCGGCGGCTTTGGAATCCAGCTTCAGGAGGCCGTCCGCCTGCTTTTCCGCGCCGGCGCACATCACGCGGTTGAACAGCCACGCGCCCGCGGGGCCGCCCACCAGGCTGCCGATGGCCATGGGCAGGTTGGCGTAGCCGAGGAACAGGCCCTCCTGGCCCTTGGGCGCGAGGGAGCCGAGGTACTCGTAGAGGCGGCTGGAGGCGAACAGCTCTCCGAAGGCGATCAGCGCCACCGTCAGGATGATGAACAGGCTGCCGACGGGCAGGAGGACGCCGGCCGTCACGCCCCCGGCCATGAACAGGGGCGCCACGTTGATGAGCATGGAGAGGCCGATGATCACCGTGCCCACGATGATGGATTTGATGGGCGGCAGCTTCCCGAACAACTTCGTGATGAGCAGCTGGAACACGACGATGGTGATGGGGTTGGCCATGGTGTAGAGGTCCATGGCGGGGCTCAGCTCCACGGTCTTCTTCACGTAGAGGGGCAGGACGTTGTAGACCTGGTTGTAGATGAAGTAGAAGCCGCTGCTCACCAGCATGAACATCGTGAAGCGGCCGCTCCGCAGCACCTTGAAGATGCCGAGGAGAACCTCTCCCACCGTGCGCTTGGGTTTGGCGGGATCCACGGCGGGCTCGGGATCGCGGTAGAGGAGCAGGACCACGAGGAAGGCCAGGACGGCCGCCACCATCGACACGATGAAGATGGTGTCGAGCTTCCCCAGTTTCGTGCGCACGAAGAAGGCCGTGAGGCGGCCGAACACGCTGCCGACGTTGATCACCATGTAGAAGATCGCGAAGGCCAGCGTCGCCTTGCCCATGTGCGTGCGCTGCACGGTGCCCGCGATGCAGGGCTTCACGAAGGAACCGCCGATTCCCACCAGCAGGATCGCCAGCGCCACAGGCACCATCACGCCCGCGCCCGCGGTGACGTCCTTTCCGGCCTGGAGCGCGAGGACATGCCCGCCGAACCACACCGGATAGCCCATCAGGAAGTAGCCGCCCACCAGCAGGACGCAGGCCATCAGGAGGCTGCGGCGGAAGCCGATCTGATCCGCGATGGTCCCGCTCAGGATGGGAAGGAAGTAGACGAGGAACCAGAGGATCCCGTTGAGGGTGCTGGGCCAGTAGTCGCCGAGGCCCAGCCGGCCCAGGTAGATGACGATGAAGCTGGCCATCGAGTAGTAGGCCGCGCGTTCGAACAATTCCGTAACATTCGCGTTCCAATAAGTCGCGGGAAAGGCATATTTCCCACCGGCGGATGGCTGGCTCATGGCTACCTCGAGGTCACGCCAAAGTGTGGCATGAGTTTTCCACAACCCCGCATGGGGGCTCACGTTCCGCACGAAGGTGCCGAACAGAAAGTCATCTTCGCTCCCCCGCCGGCGAGATTGAGGTCGATCGACCT comes from the Geothrix sp. 21YS21S-4 genome and includes:
- a CDS encoding MFS transporter, encoding MSQPSAGGKYAFPATYWNANVTELFERAAYYSMASFIVIYLGRLGLGDYWPSTLNGILWFLVYFLPILSGTIADQIGFRRSLLMACVLLVGGYFLMGYPVWFGGHVLALQAGKDVTAGAGVMVPVALAILLVGIGGSFVKPCIAGTVQRTHMGKATLAFAIFYMVINVGSVFGRLTAFFVRTKLGKLDTIFIVSMVAAVLAFLVVLLLYRDPEPAVDPAKPKRTVGEVLLGIFKVLRSGRFTMFMLVSSGFYFIYNQVYNVLPLYVKKTVELSPAMDLYTMANPITIVVFQLLITKLFGKLPPIKSIIVGTVIIGLSMLINVAPLFMAGGVTAGVLLPVGSLFIILTVALIAFGELFASSRLYEYLGSLAPKGQEGLFLGYANLPMAIGSLVGGPAGAWLFNRVMCAGAEKQADGLLKLDSKAAATGWIILTLFGLGSALSLWIYNRWLQKQS